The nucleotide window TTTGCATCTCGCGGCGCCTCTCCTTAGGCTTGGGCCATCCCAACAGCCAAAGGAGAGACCCGCCATGGAGACGGACAACCCGCTCTTGCAACGTGCCTACGCCCTGGATGGCGACAGGGAGCGTATCCGCGATCTCTATGCCGACTGGGCGCAAAGCTACGACGACGACACGGTCGGCGGCATGGGCTATGTCGCCCCGGCGCTCGCCGCCGAGGCGCTGGCGAGCGAGATCGGGGACAGCGCCGGCGCGGTGCTCGATGCCGGGTGCGGCACCGGCCTTGTCGGCCTGGAACTGAGCCGGCGTACGAAGGCTGAGATCGACGGCGTCGACCTCAGCCCCGGCATGCTGGACCAGGCCTCGGAAAAGGGCGTCTACCGCCGGCTTGCCGAGGCGGACCTGACCCGTCCGCTGGACCTGCCCGATAACGCTTATGACGGGGTTGTGAGCGTCGGCGTCTTCACCAGCGGCCATGTCGGGCCGCAGGCCATCGACGAGCTCGCGCGTGTCGCGCGTCCCGGCGCGCCGCTTGTCGTGACCGTGCATGAGAAGGTCTGGGAGAGCGACGGCTATCCGGCGCATCTCAAGACGATGGAGGACAGGGGCATCGCCCGCATCCGCGCCATCCGCGACACCGCCTATCACGAAAAGGAAGGCTATCGCTGCAAGCTCTGCCTGCTCGAGGCCGCCTGATCAGTGTCTGATCGGCCGGGGTCACACCCGGTCGATCAGGTGGATAAACGAGCCCGACACGCGGCCGACGCGCAGTCCGACATCGCCGAACGGCGCTCCAAGCGCGTCCCTTGCCTCGAACAATCGCTCAGCCTGCCCCTCGTGCACGATGGTCGCGTAGTGGAATTCGTGACCCGTCAGCTCGCCCTGCCAGGGCGCACCGGGAAGGGCCTTGAGCCGCCGGTAGCCGAGATGCCGCTTGCGGGTCGCAAAGCTCGTTTCCAGCGGCAGCAGCCCGAGCATCGCATGCCGCGTTCCCTCGGCGTCCGTCAGGTGCTCGCCGAGCACCATGTAGCCGCCGCATTCGCCGTAGATCAGGGCACCGCGCGCCGCCGCCGCCTGCATGCCCTGCCGGAACCGGCCGGCCGCCGCGATTCGTTCCGCATGCAGTTCCGGATAGCCGCCGGGCAGATAGACAGCATCGCTCTCCGCATCCGGCGCCTCGTCGGCAAGGGGCGAGAAGAACGAGAGTTCGGCCCCCTGCGCCTGCCAACCTGTCAGAAGATGCGGATAGGCAAAGGCGAAGGCAGTATCGCGGGCGATTGCGACGCGCTGGCCGGGCGGTGGCAGCGTCGCACTCGTGGCCGATCCGCTGGGCGCAAGCGGACGTGCCAGTGCGCGGAGCGCACTGAGGTCGCAGCTCTCGGCGACGCGCGCGGCCGCATGCTCCAGGAACCCTGCGAGATCGCCGTGTTCTCCCGCCTGCACCAGTCCGAGATGGCGTTCCGGCAGGTCGAGCCCGGCATCGCGTGGCACCGCGCCGAGGGTCGGCATGGCGATGCCGGCAAGCGCTGCACGCAGCATCTCTTCGTGGCGCGGACTGCCGACCCGGTTGAGGATCACGCCGGCGACGGTCACATCCGCGCGGTGATCGCGAAAGCCCCGCACCAGCGCGGCGACCGACTGCGACTGCTTTCCCGCATCCACCACCAGAACGACCGGCAGCTCCAGCCGTGCGGCCAGGTCTGCGGTCGAGCCGCTGCCGTCGGCGGCGCCGTCGAAAAGGCCCATGACGCCTTCGACCAGCAGCAGGTCGGCGCGCTCAGCCTGGGCCGAGGCCAGCTTGTCGATGAGCGCGCCGCGCATGGCGAAGGGATCGAGATTGACGCAATCCGTGCCGCTCGCCGCCGCATGGAAGGCCGGGTCGATATAGTCCGGCCCGGTCTTGGCGCTGGCGACCTTGGTCCCTGCCTTGCGGAAGGCGGCAAGCAGGGCGAGCGTCAGCGTGGTCTTGCCGCTGCCGGATGCCGGTGCGGCGATGACGAGGCCGCTGGCCGGCCCGGATCTGGTGTTCATGTCAACCGCTGCTCGCCGGCCGTGCAGCGGTGCCCTCGCGCAGATCCAGTGGATCCGGGTCGAGCTTCCGCCCGGCCAGTGCGCCGAGCCAGTCCAGCCCTGCACGCAGGCGCACCACTTCGCCCACGACCACGATGGCCGGCGGTTCCAGCCCGGCGGCCTCCGCATCGGCGGAGGCATGCGCCAGCGTCGTCTCCAGCACCTTCTGGTCGGGCAGGGAGGCATTGCAGACGATGGCGACGGGCTCCTCGCCCCGGCGCCCGCCGGCCAGCAGCTTGGAGACGATCAGGTCGAGATGCTTCATCGCCATGTACATGACGATGACGGGAGAGCCGCGCGCCACTGCGTCCCAGTCGATGGCCGAAGGCGTCAGGCCGGTCTGGTCGTGGCCGGTCAGGAAGGTCACGGCCTGGTTGGTGTCGCGATGGGTCGCGGGAATGCCGGCATAGGCGAGGCCGCCGATACCGGCGGTCACGCCGGGAATGATGCGGAACGGCACGCCGTGCGAGACCAGCGTCAGGGCCTCCTCGCCGCCGCGGCCGAAGACGAACGGGTCGCCGCCCTTCAGCCGCAGCACCCGCTTGCCGGCCCGCGCATAGTCCACGAGCTTCAGCGAGATGTCGCGCTGCTTCGGGCTCGGCTTGCCGCCGCGCTTGCCGGCATAGTCGATGATCGCGTCCGGCCGCGCGAGGCCGAGGATCGAGGCATCGACCAGCGCGTCGTGCACGATGACATCGGCCTGGGCGAGGCCGTTGAGGACATGCAGCGTCAACAGGCCGGGGTCGCCCGGTCCTGCGCCGGCCAGCCACACCCAGCCGGGCAGGAAGTCCGGCAGCGGAAAGCCGCGTCGGGCCAGCCCGTCGAGCGCCTCGCCGACGACGGTACAGGAACCGGATGCCGCCGGTGCGGCGGGCTGATCTGGGTGTTTCGCGTTTGACATCCTGATTGTTTCTACGCCGCTCCGCCCGCCGCGCCAAGGTCGGTTGGCGTCGGCTTCCATAGCAATTGCGACCTAGCCGTGCCCGCCCCTATAGTCCGGCGCATGAACCGCAAGGAAACATCCGCGCTTCGCCGGGGCTGGACCACCGGCACCTGTGCGACCGCCGCAGCCAAGGCGGCCTATCAGGCCTTGCTGACGGGCGTGTTTCCCGATCCCGTCGAGGTGACCCTGCCGAAGGGCGAGCGGCCCGCCTTCGCCCTTGCGCTGGAGGAACTGGGGCAGGGCTTTGCCCGCGCCGGCATCGTCAAGGATGCGGGCGACGATCCCGACGTGACCCATGGCGCGACGGTGATCGCCAGTGTGCGCCTCGCGCCGGCCGGCTCGGGCGTCCTGTTCCGTGCCGGCGAGGGCGTCGGCACGGTGACGCGCGCCGGCCTGCCGATCCCGCCGGGCGAGCCGGCAATCAATCCGGTGCCGCGCGAGATGATCCGCGGCGTCATTGCCGAGGTGGCGGCGCGCTTCGGCGCGAGCGGCGATGTCGAGGTGGAGATCTCGATCCCCGGCGGCGAGGCGCTGGCGCAGCGGACCATGAACCCGCGCCTCGGCATCCTCGGGGGATTGTCGGTGCTCGGCACGACGGGCATCGTCCGCCCGTTCTCCTGCGCCGCCTGGATCGCCTCGATCCATCGCGGCGTCGATGTGGCGCGCGCCGCCGGTCTGCCGCATGTGGTCGGCGCCACCGGCTCGACCTCGGAGGATGCGGTGAAGGCGCGCTACGATCTTCCCGAGATGGCCTATCTCGACATGGGCGATTTCGCCGGCGGGCTGCTCAAGTATCTGCGTGCCCATCCCGTGCCGAAGCTGACGCTGGCCGGCGGCTTTGCCAAGTTCGTCAAGCTGGCGCAGGGCGCGCTCGACCTGCATTCGGCGCGCAGCCAGGTGGATTTCGCAGCGCTTGCCCTGCTGCTGGAGCGCTCCGGTGCCCCGGCGGAGATCGTCGAGGCGGCGAGGGGCGCCAACACCGCCAAGGAGGTGCTCGACCGCGCCGAAGCCGCCGGCATCGATGTCGCCGCCGAAGTGGCGCGCGGCGCCCATGCCGCCGCCCGCGCCGTGCTGCGCGATGCGCCGGTCGATATCGAGGTGCTGGTGGTCGACCGGGCCGGCGCCGTCGTCGCGCACCGTCCGTTCGATGCGGAAGACCTCGCGTGAGCGTCCCGCTCCCGGTCCTGCTGCTGGCCGGCACCGGCGAGGCAAGGGCCCTTGCCGGCCGGCTTGCCGGCAATCCGCGTTTCGCGGTCACCGCGTCGCTGGCCGGCATCGTCGAACGGCCCGAAGCCTATCCGGTTCGCGTGCGGATCGGCGGCTTCGGCGGGGCGCAAGGGCTGGGCGCGTGGCTGCGGGGCGAGGGCATCGCGGCGGTGATCGATGCCACCCATCCCTTTGCCGCGCGCATCTCCGCCAATGCCGTTCTCGCCTCGCTGGCAACCGGCATTCCCCTGTTGCGGCTGGAGCGTCCGGCCTGGCAGGCCGCACCGGGCGATGACTGGCACGAGGTCGTGGATCTCGACGAGGCTTCTGCCAGGCTTCCGCAGGGCGCACGTCCCTTCCTCGCCGTCGGCCGCAAGGAAATCTCGCGCTTTTCGCAGCGCCGCGATCTCGACTGTTTGATGCGGATGATCGACCCGCCGGAGCCGAAGACCTTGCTGCCGCCCGGCCGTCTGGTACTCGCACGGCCCTCCAGGGACGTGGATGCGGAAGTGGCCTTGCTGGAGCAGCACGGCGCGACCCATCTGGTCACGAAGAACAGCGGCGGCCCATGGGGCGAGGCGAAGCTGCTCGCCGCCCGCCGTCTCGGCCTGCCGGTCATCATCGTGCGCCGGCCGGACCTTGCCGGCGGCGAGGTGGTTGCGGACGTCCCGGCTGCGCTCGCCTGGCTGGAAGCGCGGCTTTGATGCCTCAGGCGCGGGCGGACTTTCCCGACAGCTTCAGGCGCAGGATCTTCCACAGATAGCGGAGGATGCCGGTCGTATAGCGCTGGCCGAGCCGCTTGGGCTCCTGGCCCAGCCGGTAGACCCATTCCAGCCCGTTGCTCCGCATCAGGGAGGGTGCCCGCGTCACCTCGCCGGCGGTGAAGTCGAACAGTGCGCCGACGCCAAGGGCCAGCGGCACGTCAAGATCGTCCCAGAGCCGGTCGATGAGGAGTTCCTGCCGCGGATTTCCCATCGCCACCAGCAGGATGTCGGGACGGGCGGCATTGATGCCGGCAACGATCTGCGGAAGCTCGTCTTCGCCGAAATATCCGCTGCGCCAGCCGCAGACGGCGATGGCGGGATGGCGGGCCGCGAACAGGCCGGCGGCTTTCTCCACCACTTCGGGTCGGGCGCCGAACAGATAGACGCGCGTGCCTACGGGCGCTGCGTCCAGCAGCGCCGGCACGAAGTCGGTGCCGTTGAGATTGTCCTCAAAGCCCGTGCCGGACAGCAGCCGCGCACCGATTTCCGCACCGATCCCGTCGTTCAGCACGAGGAAGCGGGAGAGCGCGTCGGCGAAGGCCGGGTCGTCCATCGCCAGCAGCAGGCCGTGCGCATTGGCGAAGGCGACGGCAAGGCGGCTGCCGGACCCCGGCACGGCGAGCAGACGGCGGATGGCCGCCTCGCGGCTGAGGCGCGCGACGGCCACCGGGCCGATCTGCACGCTCTCCAGGTCTGTCGTGGCGATCTCTCGCGTCATCCGCTTCCGTCCGTTGCCTTTGCCCGGCACTGTCACAGGTATGGGGTGTACCGATCAACAGCAGTCTAACGATACTCCGCAGGATTCGGGCGAGCATGAACACCCGGTTAACCGCGAGGTCGGGCTCGCCGTTTGCAGCGGTCCTTTGGGGAAATGTTAACCATGACGGAAGAGACTGGCGAGTGTGCCGGCCCTGGGGCGTGGCGGTGAGCCGGGCTCCCGGCGCGTGAGAACAGCGATGGCTTTCCGAGCATGATCGATATCTACCAGATCCCCGGCATTCTGAAGAAGCGCATGATCTGGCTGATCATCCTGCCGTTGCTCTTCATGACGCTCGCTCTCGTCTATCTGACCATGCGCACCCCGAACTACCGCGCGGTGGTCGAAATGCTGATCGAGCCGCAGGCTCTCCAGATCGTCGGCAACGAAATCGTGTCGCGCCAGGGCGGGGACAGCGTCCAGCGTCTCGCCATCGACAGCCAGACCTATGTGATTCTCTCCAATTCCGCGCTCAACGAGGTCGTCGACAAGCTCGACCTGGAGAACGATCCGGCGATCCTGCCGAAATCCGGCGGGCTGCTGTCGAAGCTGCTGGGCGGCGGCAAGGAGCCGTCGGCACAGGATCGGCGCGCCGCGGCGATCAGCAACCTGCGCGAACGCCTGCAGGTGATGCGGATCGAGAATTCCTTCGTCTTCAACATCTTCATGCAGC belongs to Stappia indica and includes:
- a CDS encoding class I SAM-dependent DNA methyltransferase — its product is METDNPLLQRAYALDGDRERIRDLYADWAQSYDDDTVGGMGYVAPALAAEALASEIGDSAGAVLDAGCGTGLVGLELSRRTKAEIDGVDLSPGMLDQASEKGVYRRLAEADLTRPLDLPDNAYDGVVSVGVFTSGHVGPQAIDELARVARPGAPLVVTVHEKVWESDGYPAHLKTMEDRGIARIRAIRDTAYHEKEGYRCKLCLLEAA
- a CDS encoding cobyrinate a,c-diamide synthase; the encoded protein is MNTRSGPASGLVIAAPASGSGKTTLTLALLAAFRKAGTKVASAKTGPDYIDPAFHAAASGTDCVNLDPFAMRGALIDKLASAQAERADLLLVEGVMGLFDGAADGSGSTADLAARLELPVVLVVDAGKQSQSVAALVRGFRDHRADVTVAGVILNRVGSPRHEEMLRAALAGIAMPTLGAVPRDAGLDLPERHLGLVQAGEHGDLAGFLEHAAARVAESCDLSALRALARPLAPSGSATSATLPPPGQRVAIARDTAFAFAYPHLLTGWQAQGAELSFFSPLADEAPDAESDAVYLPGGYPELHAERIAAAGRFRQGMQAAAARGALIYGECGGYMVLGEHLTDAEGTRHAMLGLLPLETSFATRKRHLGYRRLKALPGAPWQGELTGHEFHYATIVHEGQAERLFEARDALGAPFGDVGLRVGRVSGSFIHLIDRV
- the cobA gene encoding uroporphyrinogen-III C-methyltransferase; its protein translation is MSNAKHPDQPAAPAASGSCTVVGEALDGLARRGFPLPDFLPGWVWLAGAGPGDPGLLTLHVLNGLAQADVIVHDALVDASILGLARPDAIIDYAGKRGGKPSPKQRDISLKLVDYARAGKRVLRLKGGDPFVFGRGGEEALTLVSHGVPFRIIPGVTAGIGGLAYAGIPATHRDTNQAVTFLTGHDQTGLTPSAIDWDAVARGSPVIVMYMAMKHLDLIVSKLLAGGRRGEEPVAIVCNASLPDQKVLETTLAHASADAEAAGLEPPAIVVVGEVVRLRAGLDWLGALAGRKLDPDPLDLREGTAARPASSG
- a CDS encoding cobalt-precorrin-5B (C(1))-methyltransferase; this translates as MNRKETSALRRGWTTGTCATAAAKAAYQALLTGVFPDPVEVTLPKGERPAFALALEELGQGFARAGIVKDAGDDPDVTHGATVIASVRLAPAGSGVLFRAGEGVGTVTRAGLPIPPGEPAINPVPREMIRGVIAEVAARFGASGDVEVEISIPGGEALAQRTMNPRLGILGGLSVLGTTGIVRPFSCAAWIASIHRGVDVARAAGLPHVVGATGSTSEDAVKARYDLPEMAYLDMGDFAGGLLKYLRAHPVPKLTLAGGFAKFVKLAQGALDLHSARSQVDFAALALLLERSGAPAEIVEAARGANTAKEVLDRAEAAGIDVAAEVARGAHAAARAVLRDAPVDIEVLVVDRAGAVVAHRPFDAEDLA
- a CDS encoding cobalt-precorrin-6A reductase, with protein sequence MSVPLPVLLLAGTGEARALAGRLAGNPRFAVTASLAGIVERPEAYPVRVRIGGFGGAQGLGAWLRGEGIAAVIDATHPFAARISANAVLASLATGIPLLRLERPAWQAAPGDDWHEVVDLDEASARLPQGARPFLAVGRKEISRFSQRRDLDCLMRMIDPPEPKTLLPPGRLVLARPSRDVDAEVALLEQHGATHLVTKNSGGPWGEAKLLAARRLGLPVIIVRRPDLAGGEVVADVPAALAWLEARL
- a CDS encoding WecB/TagA/CpsF family glycosyltransferase; this encodes MTREIATTDLESVQIGPVAVARLSREAAIRRLLAVPGSGSRLAVAFANAHGLLLAMDDPAFADALSRFLVLNDGIGAEIGARLLSGTGFEDNLNGTDFVPALLDAAPVGTRVYLFGARPEVVEKAAGLFAARHPAIAVCGWRSGYFGEDELPQIVAGINAARPDILLVAMGNPRQELLIDRLWDDLDVPLALGVGALFDFTAGEVTRAPSLMRSNGLEWVYRLGQEPKRLGQRYTTGILRYLWKILRLKLSGKSARA